The following are from one region of the Salvia splendens isolate huo1 chromosome 2, SspV2, whole genome shotgun sequence genome:
- the LOC121792208 gene encoding uncharacterized protein LOC121792208: MSVKGAALQKDVPWRASTAAKPIPKIHHSPILRLSHNPYSEFALSVMKHDDPIGSGLGKEAVVEAAGPDCIVPGQTVPIKLLGLKVWPIEVDLKFMEPVGRELKSIGKFMDSAVDLMNKSFIDR, encoded by the exons ATGTCGGTGAAAGGAGCTGCCCTGCAGAAAGATGTTCCGTGGAGGGCGTCGACGGCTGCAAAACCTATTCCTAAAATTCACCACTCTCCCATTCTCCGCCTCTCTCACAATCCTTATTCTGAATTTGCCCTTTCTGTTATGAAG CATGATGATCCAATTGGGAGTGGCCTAGGGAAAGAGGCTGTGGTTGAAGCTGCAGGGCCGGACTGCATTGTGCCTGGCCAAACTGTACCCATCAAGTTACTTGGTCTCAAG GTATGGCCGATAGAAGTGGACTTGAAGTTTATGGAACCAGTTGGGCGGGAACTCAAATCAATTGGCAAA TTCATGGATTCAGCCGTCGATCTAATGAACAAGTCGTTTATTGATCGCTAG
- the LOC121792206 gene encoding myb-related protein MYBAS1-like translates to MEGAELRKGPWHEEEDDQLAASVAVLGDKRWDALAKASGLRRSGKSCRLRWMNYLRPNLKHGNISVEEERIIIELHQKWGNRWSKIARRLPGRTDNEIKNYWRSYSKKKAPPVEKECGSTRPECATKSPMKNDVSDAMRSPYEARLIEWMSNWPTDGSFDCNIYSPEWISGDWDISLWGGD, encoded by the exons ATGGAGGGAGCTGAACTGCGTAAAGGGCCTTGGCACGAGGAAGAAGACGACCAGCTAGCTGCCTCTGTTGCTGTTTTGGGCGATAAAAGATGGGATGCATTAGCCAAAGCATCag GGCTAAGAAGAAGTGGCAAAAGCTGCAGACTGCGATGGATGAACTATCTCCGTCCCAATTTGAAGCATGGCAACATCTCCGTTGAAGAAGAGCGAATTATCATCGAACTTCACCAGAAATGGGGAAACAGGTGGTCCAAGATTGCAAGGAGATTGCCTGGAAGAACTGATAACGAGATAAAGAACTACTGGAGAAGTTACTCAAAGAAGAAAGCTCCACCAGTGGAGAAAG AATGCGGTAGCACGAGACCAGAATGTGCAACGAAAAGTCCAATGAAGAATGACGTAAGTGATGCAATGAGATCACCTTATGAGGCCAGGTTGATAGAGTGGATGTCAAACTGGCCTACGGATGGCTCCTTCGACTGCAACATTTACAGTCCGGAATGGATCTCCGGAGACTGGGATATTTCTCTCTGGGGTGGAGACTGA
- the LOC121792205 gene encoding probable pectate lyase 12, which translates to MPLQHERIALPTPMFLHCARFYQTRSCRFSAMLTVSCIVFLLLVSSFPQRASAMYNLTLPGQHPNPDHVAQDLHRKVNGSIWRREMLSKEAGSSCMTGNPIDDCWRCDPNWQLNRQRLADCGIGFGQYALGGKGGRYYVVTDSSDHDPVTPRPGTLRYAVIQTEPLWIVFASNMLIQLSEELIFNSYKTLDGRGANVHIIGGGCLTLQYISNVIIHNVHIHHCYQSGETNIRSSPTHYGWRGKSDGDGISVFGARDIWIDHCSMSHCKDGLIDVVMGSTGVTISNNHFSHHNEVMLLGHSDDYLPDSGMQVTIAFNHFGKKLIQRMPRCRRGYIHVVNNDFTRWEMYAIGGSGNPTINSQGNRYIAPYDRNAKEVTKRVDTAEGDWRGWNWRSEGDIMANGAYFVASGQGVEVKYEKAYSIEPKSAAYIDQITFNAGVLGSRRNNMGKWTAGNNTSGGDLDANSGIFGDYEDDYSGSWRPCSAHSILKTFLTALSLFLFLSFK; encoded by the exons ATGCCGCTGCAGCATGAGCGCATTGCTCTACCAACACCAATGTTTCTCCACTGCGCCAGATTTTACCAAACCAGAAGCTGCAGATTCTCGGCGATGCTCACCGTAAGCTGCATTGTGTTTCTCCTCCTTGTTTCCTCTTTTCCCCAGCGTGCCTCCGCAATGTACAACCTCACTCTCCCCGGCCAGCACCCCAACCCTGACCACGTTGCTCAAGACCTTCACAG GAAAGTGAATGGCTCTATTTGGAGACGAGAAATGTTATCCAAGGAGGCGGGGTCGTCGTGTATGACGGGCAACCCCATCGACGACTGCTGGCGATGCGACCCGAACTGGCAGCTGAACCGGCAGCGCCTGGCGGACTGCGGCATCGGGTTCGGGCAGTACGCCCTGGGCGGGAAGGGCGGGCGCTACTACGTGGTGACGGACTCGTCCGACCACGACCCGGTGACCCCTCGGCCGGGCACGCTGCGGTACGCGGTGATCCAGACGGAGCCCCTGTGGATCGTGTTCGCGTCCAACATGCTGATCCAGCTCTCCGAGGAGCTCATCTTCAACTCCTACAAGACCCTGGACGGGCGCGGCGCCAACGTCCACATCATCGGCGGCGGATGCCTCACCCTCCAGTACATCAGCAACGTCATCATCCACAACGTCCACATCCACCACTGCTACCAGTCCGGGGAGACCAACATACGCTCCAGCCCAACGCACTACGGCTGGCGCGGGAAATCGGACGGCGACGGGATCTCGGTGTTCGGGGCAAGGGACATCTGGATCGACCACTGCTCGATGTCGCACTGCAAGGACGGCCTGATCGACGTGGTGATGGGGTCCACGGGGGTCACCATTTCGAACAACCACTTCTCGCACCACAACGAGGTGATGCTGCTTGGCCACAGCGATGACTACTTGCCAGACTCCGGGATGCAGGTCACCATCGCTTTCAACCACTTTGGGAAGAAGTTGATACAGAGGATGCCGCGGTGCAGGAGAGGCTACATTCATGTCGTGAATAACGATTTCACGAGGTGGGAGATGTATGCCATCGGAGGCAGTGGGAATCCCACCATTAACAGCCAGGGGAATCGTTACATCGCCCCCTATGATCGCAATGCTAAGGAG GTGACGAAGCGCGTGGATACGGCTGAGGGGGACTGGAGGGGTTGGAATTGGAGAAGTGAAGGTGATATAATGGCGAATGGTGCCTACTTTGTGGCTTCAGGGCAGGGTGTGGAGGTCAAGTATGAGAAGGCCTACAGTATAGAACCCAAATCTGCCGCATATATTGACCAAATCACTTTCAATGCTGGTGTGCTCGGCTCCAg GCGCAACAATATGGGCAAGTGGACAGCCGGAAACAATACTTCTGGAGGTGATCTAGATGCGAATTCAGGCATATTCGGGGACTACGAAGATGATTATTCCGGGAGCTGGAGGCCTTGCTCTGCTCATTCTATTCTCAAAACTTTTCTAACAGCCTTATCACTATTTCTGTTTCTAAGCTTCAAATGA
- the LOC121792207 gene encoding thaumatin-like protein 1 encodes MENKIFTSLLLAIYCFSWVVDSAVFTVRNNCPFTIWPAALTGAGSPVQTGFELPPQASRALTIPAPWSGRIWARFQCSNSDRFTCDSADCNSGQIECNGAGGMPPATLVEFTLAGDQGKDFYDVSLVDGFNLPVAVTSAGGNCPTTSCPFDINNKGCPTELAVRGGNGAVVGCKSACLALNQPQYCCTGAYSSPATCKPTSYSQIFKSRCPQAYSYAYDDQTSLLTCPTGNDYLITFCP; translated from the exons ATGGAAAATAAGATATTCACTTCCCTTCTTCTAGCTATATATTGTTTTTCCT GGGTTGTTGATTCAGCCGTATTCACCGTGAGAAACAATTGCCCATTCACAATATGGCCGGCAGCTCTAACCGGAGCCGGTTCGCCAGTCCAAACCGGGTTCGAGCTACCACCACAGGCTTCAAGAGCTCTCACAATTCCGGCTCCATGGTCCGGTCGAATCTGGGCCCGGTTCCAATGCTCCAACTCCGACCGGTTCACCTGCGACAGCGCTGATTGTAACTCGGGTCAAATCGAATGCAACGGCGCAGGTGGCATGCCTCCCGCTACTCTAGTGGAATTCACACTAGCAGGGGATCAAGGCAAAGACTTCTACGACGTGAGCCTTGTTGACGGATTCAATCTGCCAGTAGCGGTCACCTCTGCCGGAGGAAACTGCCCGACCACGAGCTGCCCGTTTGATATCAATAACAAAGGCTGCCCCACTGAACTGGCGGTGAGAGGGGGGAACGGCGCGGTGGTTGGGTGCAAGAGTGCGTGCCTTGCACTCAACCAGCCTCAGTATTGCTGCACCGGCGCGTATAGCAGTCCAGCGACGTGCAAGCCCACGAGCTACTCTCAAATATTCAAGTCGCGATGCCCGCAGGCTTATAGCTATGCTTACGATGATCAAACCAGCTTACTTACGTGCCCAACAGGGAACGACTATCTCATTACATTCTGTCCTTGA